The sequence below is a genomic window from Leptolyngbya sp. SIO1E4.
GATTTCTGCCTTTTGCTATATTTGCTCTAAGACTCTATCAGCGCTTCGGTTTCTCTTTGCGCCTGCTGCATGGCCGCTTCAACGGATTGCTGCCCGCGCAGAATCTTACCCAAGGCAGTTTGTAGAATCTCAGAGGCGGCGTCATATTGTTTAAGGGATGGGCGAAAAACTGATGATTGCTCTAAATAGTCCAGCATCTGCGGCATGATTGGGTGCTGGGCAACGATGTCGGGGTTTTGAAACAGCGATCGCCGACTGGGTAAAAAGCCCGAAACCGATACAAACTTCGCCTGGGCAGCCTCGCTCGTAAAGTACTTGATTACCTCCCAGGCTTCGTCTGGATGGGCAGCATTTCTGGGGATGCCAAAGCCCCAACCCCCGCGACATCCAACCCCAGGTGTCGGGGTGAATGAAAAGGGCGGCGCGATTGCCACGCGATCTTCCCAACCCTGAGCTTTCAACTCTGTCCAGAAATAGGGCCACCCCCGCAAAAAAACCGCCTGCCCCTGTTGAAACGCTTCCAAGGAAGACTGTTCGGTGTAGTCAGTCACAATTGGTGGTGAAATGCCTTGTTGGAGCAGATCGCGCAGCAGCTCTGCCGCCTGCATGGCAGCCGCTGTGTCCAACCCCACCTGTTGGTTAGCGGGGTCAATCCAGGTGGCGCCGAAGCTATGCATCACCTCGACAAAGGTGGTCACTAACCCCTCGTAAGAACGACCCTGCCACAGATAGCCAAAGTCGACAGCCGAGAATTGTTGCTTGAGCGCGGTTACCACCTGGGCCAGTTCTGCAAGGGTCGATGGCACTGAAAAGCCCGCC
It includes:
- a CDS encoding ABC transporter substrate-binding protein; the encoded protein is MYKGRMSGLYKSQGRSLGRRHRWLSPLRLLSITLAVQILCLLLWGLTWPGQTPVELSFIVPQDEVHPWQNVIADFEVEHPDIRITLVTDPEATYTTDQREAIYTADFQAEVAQYDLVYMDIVWIPKFAAQLINLMPLIERDGLDISDFLSTELTAGRRGDGLYRLPMRADLGVLYYRQDLLGQAGFSVPSTLAELAQVVTALKQQFSAVDFGYLWQGRSYEGLVTTFVEVMHSFGATWIDPANQQVGLDTAAAMQAAELLRDLLQQGISPPIVTDYTEQSSLEAFQQGQAVFLRGWPYFWTELKAQGWEDRVAIAPPFSFTPTPGVGCRGGWGFGIPRNAAHPDEAWEVIKYFTSEAAQAKFVSVSGFLPSRRSLFQNPDIVAQHPIMPQMLDYLEQSSVFRPSLKQYDAASEILQTALGKILRGQQSVEAAMQQAQRETEALIES